ATCTGCCAAAACTCAGGCCTCTTATCTGGTTGCAAAGCCCAACACAGTTCAATTAAAGCTCTCATGGCAGGAGGGCAGTCCCTAGGAATAGGTGGTCTCATATTCTGAAAGGTCCCAAAGACAAGTTCTTTCAGAATTAAATATATTCCTAATTCACATCAAAGTGTTCAGCCATACAGAGATCAAAGTTATTTATGGCACCATCCAAATGTGCAAGCCATAAGATAACTGATTATAAAGTTCACAGTAACACATACAAGAGTTCTAGATATAGATGAATAAGAAAACACTGAATTTTGGATCATACCTTGTTTACGACAGCAAAAGCAGCCTGTACTGGTGTCATATCTTCATAAGGAATAGTTCCAGCCACCATTTCCCATAGAATGAGTCCAAATCCATATACATCAACCTTCCTGCCATATGATTTTCTCTTAATCATCTCTGGCGCCATCCAACGGTAAGTACCTGGATCATCAACCAGGAGATCACAATATGCCTCTTCACAAGCAATTCCAAAGTCAGCAATTTTCAGGTGAAAATCCTCATTGATAAGTATATTCTCTGGTTTGAGGTCCCGATGGATAACACCTTGCGAGTGAATATAATCCATTCCACGTGCAATATCCATGGCAAGTGCAATCAATTTGTCCAAAGTTAGGGACTTCTGCTCAAGCTTATGCAGGTGTGCTCTCAATGAACCCTCCGATAGATACTCCGTAACAACACAAAAAACTGGTGGCTGTTTGCACGCACCTATGAACTGCAATGAAATTTTATAAGGAAGACAAGTTACCACAATTGCTCTACTGTCTAGAAATAGAGACTCTAGTTATAAAGGTAAATGATGGAACTAATAGGATCATGAAACTTTTATAGGCAAGATAATCATATACAATTAAATTTCATATACTTAAATGAAATGAACCAGATAAGAAAAGTAATTCTAGTTTACTACCTTTATAACATTGGGATGGTGGAGACGAGACAAGAGAGTAACTTCTCTAATAAACTGATTCTCCAATCGAGTTGCTAAAGCTCCAATTTCGTCATCATCTGGTATTCTAATAATTTTAACTGCAACAGCTTCATCCTTGTATTTCCCATGGTAAAGCTGACTATGGGCACCGTGTGCAAATCTTAGCCCAAGAAACAGCTTAGATAGATCAATTGTATATTCATCAGCTGTTTCAACAGAACTAACCCTACCACTGTACCTACTCCATGTTGAATCCTTCCGGCCCTTTGATTTCTCATGGAACTTGAATGATGTGAAATGCCGAAGGGGGCTTGAAGATCTCGAACCAGGAGATCCTAAGATAGGCGATTTGGATTTTTCACGGGAATCTTTGTGAAATGACTTGCTCACAATTTTCTTCTCAAGTTCTTTCCTTTCTGGACGCGGAGTTGAGAATCTCTTCTGACTAGATCGAGCTTCCTTAAAGGTATCGGGAATTGATGTTTCTGGATGAGGTGATACAGTCCTATGTTTGTTCGTAGTTGGATTGCGCTGAAGTGGCGCAACTATTGGCTCTGGTCTTGGATTAAGAGAAGCTGTTCCAACAGGTCTAGTTTTTGCACCTGCAATTCTTCCCCCTGACTGAACAGTACTAATAGGAATAGAGGCCAATCTGTCCAACCTATGACAAACTGTATGAGAAAACTTTGTTCTCCTAATCCAAGAATTAGCCTCTTCATCCATTTCTTTAATCACCTAATTAGAACACCTGGTA
Above is a genomic segment from Lycium barbarum isolate Lr01 chromosome 12, ASM1917538v2, whole genome shotgun sequence containing:
- the LOC132623481 gene encoding serine/threonine/tyrosine-protein kinase HT1-like isoform X1, whose amino-acid sequence is MDEEANSWIRRTKFSHTVCHRLDRLASIPISTVQSGGRIAGAKTRPVGTASLNPRPEPIVAPLQRNPTTNKHRTVSPHPETSIPDTFKEARSSQKRFSTPRPERKELEKKIVSKSFHKDSREKSKSPILGSPGSRSSSPLRHFTSFKFHEKSKGRKDSTWSRYSGRVSSVETADEYTIDLSKLFLGLRFAHGAHSQLYHGKYKDEAVAVKIIRIPDDDEIGALATRLENQFIREVTLLSRLHHPNVIKFIGACKQPPVFCVVTEYLSEGSLRAHLHKLEQKSLTLDKLIALAMDIARGMDYIHSQGVIHRDLKPENILINEDFHLKIADFGIACEEAYCDLLVDDPGTYRWMAPEMIKRKSYGRKVDVYGFGLILWEMVAGTIPYEDMTPVQAAFAVVNKNMRPPIPRDCPPAMRALIELCWALQPDKRPEFWQIVKVLEQFESSVAHDGTLNLVQKSMCQDHKKGLHQWIQKLGPVHQNASLHQNISSMPMPMPKPRFA
- the LOC132623481 gene encoding serine/threonine/tyrosine-protein kinase HT1-like isoform X2, which translates into the protein MDEEANSWIRRTKFSHTVCHRLDRLASIPISTVQSGGRIAGAKTRPVGTASLNPRPEPIVAPLQRNPTTNKHRTVSPHPETSIPDTFKEARSSQKRFSTPRPERKELEKKIVSKSFHKDSREKSKSPILGSPGSRSSSPLRHFTSFKFHEKSKGRKDSTWSRYSGRVSSVETADEYTIDLSKLFLGLRFAHGAHSQLYHGKYKDEAVAVKIIRIPDDDEIGALATRLENQFIREVTLLSRLHHPNVIKFIGACKQPPVFCVVTEYLSEGSLRAHLHKLEQKSLTLDKLIALAMDIARGMDYIHSQGVIHRDLKPENILINEDFHLKIADFGIACEEAYCDLLVDDPGTYRWMAPEMIKRKSYGRKVDVYGFGLILWEMVAGTIPYEDMTPVQAAFAVVNKTFALQVREDSRANGSVHFRRKEDNVIAILHIKLLATDCINLQRVWFSFHIGM